The following coding sequences lie in one Enterococcus sp. 9E7_DIV0242 genomic window:
- a CDS encoding ABC transporter permease subunit, whose product MNERISAKGTVKLGVILFFLSFLFIPLLVVVWTAWPHQSATPLSTIKHAFTPKWLDAFGNSVKYALVASGISTVLGFLLAYGNSFTKIGKNRLKLGTNIIQFPMLLPTITYGYVLIYAFGKQGIWSQLLHKELFSIYGQTGILIGFVLYTLPPIFLLINNGMHFLDSRLFTVSRLLGDPWYKSLYQTILIPLKRILVVAMLQGFFMCFTDFGIPSALGGQTPFITTLLYEGFMGTIPDFQYGAVIALTMLLPSVFSIVLLNRLQKKVTKYDKPKQVNVKQNFYRDSFYRLLYLGVTTAIISIFLPLFIIPFVKNWPFEFHFTWSNFEQFLQNRDLLSTLQNSILAGLLVALLGTICAYFAAVSSSRETTGSVSERLIDGIATITNSIPGMVLGISYLLIFTRTPLHNSLAILVIVTIVHYFATPYQMGKEAMQKMNGHWENTARLMGDSWLKTIWRVLLPNSLNTIIDMFSYYFFNAMVTISAVVFLTSANTMLITTKLKELQYFGKFNDIFILSLFLLLINSTMQLLIYLIKRRITTNENQKSPSIRFISRFFRNNDRMRQQS is encoded by the coding sequence ATGAATGAACGGATTTCGGCAAAAGGAACAGTTAAACTTGGCGTGATCCTATTTTTTCTCAGTTTCCTGTTTATTCCTTTACTTGTAGTCGTTTGGACGGCTTGGCCTCACCAGTCGGCAACGCCTCTTTCAACCATTAAACATGCTTTTACACCCAAATGGCTGGACGCTTTTGGAAATAGCGTAAAGTATGCCCTTGTTGCCAGTGGAATAAGTACGGTTCTTGGATTTTTGCTCGCCTATGGAAATAGTTTTACAAAAATAGGAAAAAACAGATTGAAACTTGGTACCAACATCATTCAGTTTCCCATGTTGCTTCCAACAATTACTTATGGCTATGTACTGATTTATGCTTTTGGTAAACAAGGTATCTGGAGTCAACTGCTGCATAAGGAATTATTTTCAATTTACGGACAAACAGGTATCTTAATTGGTTTCGTCCTCTACACATTGCCGCCGATATTTTTATTGATCAACAACGGCATGCATTTTCTTGATTCTCGCTTATTTACAGTTTCACGTTTACTAGGCGACCCTTGGTACAAATCGCTCTATCAAACGATTCTGATTCCATTAAAAAGAATCCTGGTCGTTGCCATGTTACAAGGGTTCTTTATGTGCTTCACGGATTTTGGGATTCCCAGTGCGTTGGGTGGTCAAACACCATTCATCACAACCTTGTTATATGAAGGATTCATGGGGACTATCCCCGATTTTCAATATGGGGCAGTTATCGCCTTGACGATGTTGTTGCCTTCTGTTTTTAGTATTGTCCTTTTGAATCGATTGCAAAAGAAAGTAACGAAATACGATAAGCCTAAGCAAGTAAATGTGAAGCAAAATTTCTATCGAGATAGTTTTTATCGCCTATTGTATTTGGGTGTAACAACTGCTATTATCAGTATTTTTCTTCCATTATTTATTATCCCTTTTGTAAAAAATTGGCCCTTTGAGTTCCATTTTACATGGTCCAATTTCGAGCAGTTCCTACAAAATAGAGATTTACTCAGTACTCTGCAAAATTCGATTCTGGCAGGTCTGCTCGTCGCACTATTAGGAACGATTTGTGCCTATTTTGCAGCCGTCAGCTCGTCTAGAGAAACGACTGGCTCTGTAAGCGAACGCCTCATTGATGGCATTGCAACGATTACTAATTCTATCCCCGGCATGGTTTTAGGAATCTCCTATCTGTTAATTTTTACAAGAACGCCGCTCCACAATAGCTTGGCAATTTTAGTGATTGTAACAATTGTGCATTATTTTGCCACGCCTTATCAAATGGGAAAAGAGGCGATGCAAAAAATGAACGGACATTGGGAAAATACGGCAAGGCTTATGGGAGATAGCTGGCTTAAAACAATCTGGCGGGTATTGCTGCCAAACTCATTAAATACCATTATTGACATGTTCAGCTATTACTTTTTTAATGCGATGGTTACCATTAGTGCCGTCGTTTTCTTGACCAGTGCAAATACGATGCTTATCACCACGAAACTTAAAGAGTTGCAATATTTTGGTAAATTTAATGATATTTTTATTCTTTCACTGTTTTTATTGTTAATCAATTCAACAATGCAACTACTCATATATTTAATTAAAAGGAGAATAACAACTAATGAAAATCAAAAAAGTCCTTCTATTCGTTTTATTTCTAGGTTCTTTAGGAATAATGACCGCATGCGGCAGCAAAGCTGA
- a CDS encoding ABC transporter ATP-binding protein has protein sequence MLQLKNISKSFQKSEVLKNIDLEIEKGEIVSILGQSGSGKTTLLNIILGLEEISGGQLLYQGSDITKKPMEKRPFNVVFQDYALFPNLTAYENLTYGLRNKKQVSSKEEVDELIQLLGLEKHLDKSISQLSGGQKQRVALGRTLVMKPEILLLDEPLSALDGVIKESIKTKIKEISKKLALTIIIVTHDPEEALTMSDKIVVLDNGQIAQCSTPCDIINQKSSHFVQEFIVNQLIIKQHNIQQILQNSHAQMIGIKA, from the coding sequence ATGTTGCAACTAAAAAATATTAGTAAAAGTTTTCAAAAATCTGAAGTACTGAAAAATATTGATCTTGAGATTGAAAAAGGGGAAATCGTTTCAATTTTAGGACAGTCTGGCTCGGGTAAAACCACATTATTGAATATCATTTTAGGCTTAGAGGAAATCAGCGGGGGACAGCTCCTATATCAAGGATCAGATATCACAAAGAAGCCCATGGAAAAACGTCCATTTAACGTTGTTTTTCAAGATTATGCCCTCTTTCCTAACCTAACGGCCTATGAGAATTTGACATACGGCTTAAGAAATAAAAAGCAAGTTTCTTCCAAAGAAGAAGTAGATGAACTGATTCAATTATTGGGATTGGAAAAACACTTGGACAAATCGATCAGTCAGTTATCTGGAGGACAAAAACAACGTGTTGCACTAGGAAGGACATTGGTGATGAAGCCAGAAATTCTATTACTTGATGAACCTTTAAGCGCTCTAGATGGGGTAATTAAGGAATCGATCAAAACAAAAATCAAGGAAATTTCGAAAAAGCTGGCCTTAACGATTATCATCGTTACTCATGATCCTGAAGAAGCCTTGACCATGTCTGATAAAATCGTCGTTCTCGATAATGGTCAAATCGCTCAATGCAGTACGCCTTGTGACATTATTAACCAGAAATCCTCCCATTTTGTCCAAGAATTTATCGTCAATCAATTGATAATCAAACAACATAATATTCAACAGATTTTACAAAATTCGCACGCTCAAATGATCGGAATAAAAGCATGA
- a CDS encoding carbohydrate kinase: MLNAETLNENEKKVLDQIKRDPYISQQELADVVKLSRSAVANITSGLIDKGFLLGKAYVVNECEQIVCIGGANVDRKIYSKEAIQLHTSNPANSSQSVGGVARNIGENMGRLGWDVSMVTVAGRDSDFDLIKRQSAGFMDFSQVEQSDQVTTGSYTAVLDETGNLLVALADMDAYQHLRPDLLVQKEKLLQNAKCIIADLNCPQESLDYLLHFANKHKKPMVLIPVSSPKIKHLPEKLQGLTWLITNCDESETYFNCTITSNEEWEQVVQSWLDLGIENVIVTKGTDGVLAGNKEGELIYQPTLAASKVVDVTGAGDAFCAAVIDAWLEERSLADSLKQATVNAVKTIESKYTVRPELTKNQLIKDMEELHL, from the coding sequence ATGCTGAATGCTGAAACATTGAATGAGAATGAAAAGAAAGTACTGGACCAGATCAAGCGTGACCCGTATATTTCTCAACAAGAGTTGGCTGATGTAGTAAAGCTGTCTCGCTCTGCGGTAGCCAACATCACATCAGGCTTAATCGACAAGGGATTTTTGCTTGGCAAAGCCTATGTAGTGAATGAATGTGAACAGATCGTTTGTATTGGTGGCGCCAATGTCGATCGGAAAATTTACAGCAAAGAAGCAATCCAGCTACATACCTCGAATCCTGCCAATTCCAGCCAAAGTGTCGGCGGTGTTGCCAGAAATATTGGTGAGAATATGGGGCGCTTGGGCTGGGATGTGTCAATGGTCACCGTGGCTGGCAGAGACTCTGACTTTGATTTGATCAAACGTCAATCTGCTGGTTTTATGGATTTTTCACAAGTGGAACAATCGGATCAGGTCACGACCGGTTCGTATACCGCAGTGCTTGATGAGACAGGAAATTTACTGGTGGCGCTAGCCGATATGGATGCTTATCAGCACCTACGTCCGGATTTGCTGGTTCAAAAGGAAAAGCTGTTGCAAAATGCCAAATGTATTATTGCTGATTTGAATTGTCCGCAAGAGAGCTTGGATTATCTATTACACTTTGCCAACAAGCATAAAAAGCCGATGGTTCTGATCCCGGTGTCTTCGCCGAAAATCAAGCATTTACCTGAGAAACTGCAAGGCTTGACCTGGCTGATCACGAATTGTGATGAATCAGAAACGTATTTCAATTGCACGATAACATCGAATGAAGAGTGGGAACAGGTCGTACAATCATGGTTGGATCTAGGCATTGAAAATGTGATCGTTACAAAAGGAACAGATGGCGTTTTAGCCGGAAACAAGGAAGGCGAGCTGATTTATCAGCCGACGCTCGCAGCTTCTAAGGTAGTGGATGTTACCGGTGCGGGTGATGCTTTCTGTGCCGCTGTTATTGATGCTTGGTTGGAAGAGCGCTCTTTGGCGGACTCTTTAAAACAAGCAACTGTTAATGCTGTTAAAACCATTGAATCAAAGTATACAGTCAGACCTGAGCTGACTAAAAATCAATTAATCAAAGACATGGAGGAATTACACCTATGA
- a CDS encoding pseudouridine-5'-phosphate glycosidase → MKEYVVLSEEVKKAKEQGLPIVALESTIISHGMPYPQNVQTAREVEAIVRENGAVPATIALIDGKIKIGLSDDELEMFGSSTGVAKVSRRDIGFLLASKKLGATTVAATMICAALADIHIFVTGGIGGVHRGAETTMDISADLEELAKTNVAVICAGAKSILDLNLTMEYLETKGVPVFGYKTDVLPSFFSRTSSIQLENNIDDTALLAQSLKAKWDLAIDGGAIIANPIPEEYSMDEAFINDAIETALKEADEQGVSGKDITPFLLGKIKDVTDGKSLESNIALVKNNAVIGSKLAVDFNNLSK, encoded by the coding sequence ATGAAAGAATATGTTGTTTTATCAGAAGAAGTGAAGAAAGCAAAAGAACAAGGGCTACCTATCGTTGCGTTGGAATCAACAATCATCTCACATGGTATGCCTTATCCGCAAAATGTTCAGACAGCCAGAGAAGTAGAAGCGATCGTTCGTGAAAATGGGGCAGTACCAGCAACTATTGCCTTGATTGATGGGAAAATCAAAATTGGCCTTTCTGATGATGAATTGGAAATGTTTGGCAGCAGCACAGGAGTAGCGAAGGTTTCTCGTCGTGACATCGGTTTCTTATTGGCTTCTAAAAAGTTGGGTGCCACAACTGTAGCAGCAACAATGATCTGTGCAGCTTTAGCGGATATCCATATCTTTGTTACTGGCGGTATTGGTGGTGTCCATCGTGGCGCAGAAACGACAATGGATATTTCAGCTGACTTGGAAGAATTGGCTAAAACCAATGTTGCAGTCATCTGTGCTGGCGCAAAATCTATTCTTGATCTGAATCTGACAATGGAATATTTGGAAACAAAGGGTGTGCCTGTCTTTGGGTACAAAACAGATGTATTGCCTTCTTTCTTTTCAAGAACCAGCAGTATCCAACTGGAAAACAACATAGATGATACAGCTCTTCTAGCGCAATCTCTGAAAGCAAAATGGGACTTGGCTATTGACGGGGGGGCAATCATTGCGAACCCGATTCCGGAAGAATATTCGATGGATGAAGCATTCATCAATGATGCCATCGAAACAGCACTAAAAGAAGCCGATGAACAAGGTGTTTCCGGAAAAGATATCACACCGTTTTTGCTTGGCAAGATCAAGGATGTAACTGACGGAAAGAGTTTGGAATCCAATATTGCCTTAGTGAAAAACAATGCAGTGATCGGATCAAAATTAGCAGTAGATTTTAATAATTTGAGTAAGTAA
- a CDS encoding PTS sugar transporter subunit IIB, which produces MKHVLLICGSGASSGFMAAAIRKAAKKRGVEMSVKAASESQLDERINEIDYLLIGPHLSYMLTDIQEQTKDKKVKAAVIPQSTYGTLNGEKALDLIVSLEE; this is translated from the coding sequence ATGAAACACGTGTTGTTGATTTGTGGTTCAGGTGCATCAAGTGGATTTATGGCTGCTGCTATTCGTAAAGCAGCAAAGAAAAGAGGCGTGGAGATGTCGGTCAAAGCGGCCAGTGAATCTCAGCTAGATGAACGAATAAATGAAATCGATTACTTACTGATCGGTCCTCACTTGTCCTATATGCTGACGGATATTCAAGAGCAGACGAAGGACAAGAAAGTGAAGGCAGCAGTCATTCCCCAAAGTACGTATGGGACGTTAAATGGAGAGAAAGCATTGGATCTGATAGTAAGCTTGGAGGAGTAA
- a CDS encoding PTS sugar transporter subunit IIC, protein MNKIMDFMTNTFAPKVNKVVKNPWVSAIQDSIMAALPLVFVGSLVTVVSLLQNIFKGMPDFSLISTFSFGMFALVVAFLIPYYLMEKKGHSGQKLISGATSMVLFMMLMFPTITAEGDITFILSRFGATGMFLSIITGLFVAFVMNLAAQKSFFDEDTPIPDFVVGWFNSLLPITIVLLIGWLITVQFNIDFFDVVVLLFSPLAKIVQSYPGFVLSVFIPIFLYTFGISGWVMMPAIYPVYMAGLAANAEAVAAGGQAVNIATQETCYAFSSMGGVGTTLALSVMMFLLSKSAQLKAIGRAVIVPSIFNINEPLVFGAPIAFNPYLMVPMWINGLLVPTISYAAMYFGFVNIPSQTFLLWYMPYPITSYLATQDWRAIIVCIVIFIVTWLVFLPFFKAYDNSLIKQEELEALEEGQAEIA, encoded by the coding sequence ATGAATAAAATTATGGATTTTATGACGAATACATTTGCTCCAAAGGTCAATAAGGTAGTGAAAAATCCGTGGGTATCTGCGATTCAGGACTCGATCATGGCTGCACTACCATTAGTATTTGTGGGTTCGTTGGTAACGGTTGTTTCACTACTGCAAAATATTTTCAAAGGGATGCCGGACTTTTCATTGATCAGCACCTTTTCATTTGGGATGTTTGCGCTAGTTGTTGCATTTTTGATTCCATACTATTTGATGGAGAAAAAAGGACACAGTGGACAAAAACTGATTTCAGGAGCAACGTCTATGGTATTGTTCATGATGTTGATGTTTCCAACAATTACTGCTGAAGGGGATATTACCTTCATTTTATCAAGATTTGGTGCGACAGGGATGTTTCTATCGATTATTACCGGTTTATTTGTCGCTTTTGTTATGAATCTTGCTGCGCAAAAATCATTTTTCGATGAAGATACACCGATTCCGGATTTCGTTGTTGGCTGGTTCAATAGTTTACTGCCGATTACGATTGTTTTACTGATCGGCTGGTTGATCACGGTTCAGTTCAATATCGATTTCTTCGATGTTGTTGTTCTTTTGTTCAGTCCGTTGGCAAAAATCGTTCAGTCTTATCCAGGGTTTGTTCTTTCAGTATTTATTCCGATTTTCTTATACACCTTTGGGATTTCCGGTTGGGTCATGATGCCTGCGATTTACCCTGTCTATATGGCTGGACTTGCAGCAAATGCAGAAGCTGTAGCGGCAGGTGGTCAAGCGGTCAATATTGCCACACAGGAAACCTGTTATGCTTTTTCTTCTATGGGAGGTGTAGGTACGACATTGGCATTATCTGTGATGATGTTCTTACTGAGTAAATCTGCACAGCTGAAAGCTATTGGTCGGGCGGTCATCGTACCATCGATTTTTAATATCAATGAACCGTTGGTATTCGGAGCACCGATTGCTTTTAACCCGTATTTGATGGTACCTATGTGGATCAATGGTCTGTTGGTACCGACGATTTCCTATGCAGCCATGTACTTTGGCTTTGTGAATATTCCTTCGCAAACCTTCTTGTTATGGTATATGCCTTATCCGATCACTTCTTATTTAGCAACACAGGATTGGCGGGCAATCATTGTTTGTATCGTGATTTTCATTGTTACTTGGCTGGTATTCCTACCATTCTTCAAGGCGTATGACAATTCGTTGATCAAGCAAGAAGAGCTAGAAGCACTGGAAGAAGGACAAGCAGAAATCGCATAA
- a CDS encoding PTS lactose/cellobiose transporter subunit IIA, with the protein MEKDYIEENDQLNQLSMNILVHAGNARDHLVQALEKLEAADFELAKIEIHEARREVVVAHGLQTDTLQLEASGEQIRYSTLFCHAQDTLMTAQSEILIGEHLIKLFEKFNKEN; encoded by the coding sequence ATGGAAAAAGACTACATTGAAGAGAATGACCAGCTGAACCAGTTATCGATGAATATTCTGGTACACGCCGGCAACGCGAGAGATCACTTGGTTCAGGCTTTGGAAAAGCTGGAAGCAGCTGATTTTGAGCTGGCAAAGATAGAGATCCATGAAGCACGAAGAGAAGTAGTAGTTGCCCATGGCTTGCAGACGGATACGCTGCAGCTGGAAGCTTCGGGTGAGCAAATACGCTATTCAACGCTGTTCTGTCATGCCCAAGACACATTAATGACAGCGCAAAGTGAGATATTGATCGGCGAGCATTTGATCAAATTGTTTGAGAAATTCAATAAAGAAAACTAG
- a CDS encoding glycoside hydrolase family 1 protein — protein sequence MLKDYKMPENFLWGGAIAANQAEGAFGVDGKGISLADLHRYYPEKSNEEISAAQHKGMSLAEIRENLNDQEGYYPKRHGIDFYHTYEQDLELLSEMGFKNFRTSIDWTRIFPTGEETEPNEAGLAYYDRLIDKIIALGMEPIITILHYETPVEITLNYGGWNNRKVIDLFVKYGQVVLDRYKDKVKYWIVINQINLIQFEPFNSTAVPYDTVDNYEEASYQAVHNQFVASAKLAEYGHQINPEMQIGTMVADCTAYPFSCDPEDVMLAMKRNRMEYFYTDVQFNGEYPQYALNYFAENDIHLEITPEDKVLLKEHTMDYLAISYYYSQMVDATKNTMDPSSVTPNPNLKANPWGWAVDPKGLYNSLSQYWDRYHKSIIIAENGFGMYDKLEDGTVHDDYRIAYLSAHIAEMKHAMYDGVDVIAYCAWGPIDIVSCSSAQMEKRYGFIYVDLDNEGKGSGQRIKKDSFHWYKKVIESNGESL from the coding sequence ATGTTAAAAGACTATAAGATGCCGGAGAATTTTTTATGGGGTGGAGCGATTGCGGCAAATCAAGCAGAAGGAGCCTTTGGGGTAGATGGAAAGGGAATCAGTTTAGCTGATCTTCACAGGTATTACCCGGAGAAATCGAATGAGGAAATCAGTGCGGCACAGCACAAAGGAATGAGTCTGGCTGAGATTAGAGAAAACTTGAACGACCAAGAGGGCTATTATCCGAAGCGTCACGGGATTGATTTCTATCATACGTATGAACAGGATCTTGAGCTGCTCAGCGAAATGGGTTTTAAAAATTTTCGAACGTCGATCGACTGGACACGGATTTTTCCTACAGGAGAAGAAACAGAGCCGAATGAAGCAGGACTGGCTTACTATGATCGATTGATCGATAAAATCATCGCTCTTGGCATGGAACCGATCATCACGATTTTACATTATGAAACACCTGTAGAAATCACCTTAAACTATGGCGGTTGGAACAATCGAAAGGTGATCGATCTGTTTGTGAAATATGGGCAGGTTGTACTGGATCGTTATAAGGATAAAGTGAAGTACTGGATCGTGATCAATCAGATCAACTTGATTCAATTTGAGCCATTCAACTCGACAGCGGTTCCTTACGATACAGTAGACAACTATGAAGAAGCCAGCTATCAAGCAGTACACAACCAATTCGTGGCAAGTGCCAAATTAGCTGAATATGGGCACCAAATCAATCCGGAGATGCAGATAGGGACGATGGTGGCAGATTGCACAGCCTATCCATTCTCCTGTGATCCGGAAGACGTCATGCTGGCGATGAAACGTAATCGGATGGAGTACTTTTATACAGATGTTCAATTTAACGGAGAGTATCCGCAGTATGCCCTGAACTACTTTGCAGAAAATGATATCCACCTTGAAATAACACCAGAGGATAAGGTATTGCTAAAAGAGCATACAATGGATTATCTGGCGATTTCTTATTACTATTCTCAGATGGTAGATGCGACAAAAAACACGATGGATCCGTCGTCTGTCACACCAAATCCAAATTTAAAAGCAAACCCATGGGGCTGGGCGGTCGATCCTAAAGGACTATATAATTCCTTGTCTCAATATTGGGATAGATACCACAAATCAATCATTATCGCTGAAAATGGGTTTGGGATGTATGATAAATTGGAAGATGGTACGGTACATGATGACTACCGAATTGCGTATCTTTCTGCCCACATTGCCGAAATGAAGCATGCGATGTACGATGGGGTGGACGTGATTGCTTATTGTGCGTGGGGGCCAATCGATATTGTCAGTTGTTCTTCGGCTCAGATGGAAAAACGCTATGGCTTTATTTATGTGGATTTAGATAATGAAGGAAAAGGGTCTGGTCAGCGGATCAAAAAGGATAGTTTTCATTGGTATAAAAAGGTCATCGAATCAAATGGGGAGAGCTTATAA
- a CDS encoding BglG family transcription antiterminator, with amino-acid sequence MWHAKQKEILAFLMKNQEQWVTAGQLAEFCGCTTRTIRNHIAKMNQEISELIIASNHGYQLNSEVELTMLNRETEDRKARIFLELLKNSSEGVNIFDLSERLFISESTLKNELQQLKQEITDAAIQIVTEQNHVKLTGPERSKRRYMISLLYNESDLQEQLKLTIQEMIGYISLEQLQQTIWDVLQKHGIRINQYSLNNIVLHYAISIERIRQGHVIKKSKEYSSLVNQKEYQLAGEIAKMLAVEYEIHFSEAELEQLSLLFIGLQNEKLANGADEKLSEFVDQRIIETLHGVLAQVEKTYLIKLDDPEFFTKLAIHVQSLYYRSHYETFTRNSSLLDLKTGYPLIYDLSVYISSLIQEELDIWFNDDEISFIALHIGSFFETRKKQPDRITVLLVVNEYHDLKRNLLEKLEQDFGGEITLLTGNHDTVSEEPYDLLLTTDRQLASHYSGAVFIHPFLTEKDSRKIEKRLSALKAQKEKKRMYRYIDQFVSAELYFNQIDPSDLTPKEIRSQINERMYELEYVDTAFAQNVEKRETMSPTSFPSGIAVPHSVEVDALKSGVAIMTLQEPVIWSAYPVKLIALVAINKEEAAAFNEFFERFIEIVSEPINTRQLSLAEDYDAFLLKLKMLVDTDE; translated from the coding sequence ATGTGGCATGCAAAGCAAAAAGAAATACTTGCCTTTTTAATGAAAAACCAAGAGCAATGGGTAACTGCCGGACAATTAGCTGAGTTTTGCGGGTGTACGACACGTACTATCCGCAACCATATCGCGAAAATGAATCAGGAGATTTCGGAGCTGATCATTGCTAGCAATCACGGATATCAGCTCAATTCAGAGGTTGAGTTGACTATGCTTAATCGTGAAACGGAAGATCGAAAAGCACGAATATTTTTAGAATTATTGAAAAATTCTTCTGAAGGCGTTAATATTTTTGATTTATCAGAACGGTTGTTTATTTCAGAATCTACGCTCAAAAACGAGCTCCAGCAATTAAAGCAAGAAATCACAGATGCAGCGATTCAAATCGTCACGGAGCAAAATCACGTGAAGCTGACGGGACCGGAACGTTCGAAACGTCGGTACATGATTTCTCTTTTATATAATGAAAGTGATCTGCAGGAGCAGCTAAAGTTAACGATTCAAGAGATGATTGGCTATATTTCGTTGGAACAGCTGCAACAGACCATCTGGGACGTTTTACAGAAGCATGGGATTCGAATCAATCAATACTCTTTGAACAATATCGTCCTTCATTATGCTATCAGTATTGAACGTATTCGCCAGGGCCATGTTATCAAAAAGAGCAAAGAGTATTCGAGTCTAGTGAACCAAAAGGAGTATCAGCTAGCTGGGGAAATTGCGAAAATGCTGGCAGTGGAATATGAAATCCATTTTTCAGAAGCGGAGCTGGAACAGCTATCTTTGTTATTTATTGGTTTGCAAAATGAAAAGCTGGCAAATGGGGCGGATGAAAAGCTGTCTGAGTTTGTCGATCAGCGAATCATTGAGACGTTGCATGGGGTCTTGGCACAAGTGGAAAAAACCTATCTGATTAAACTAGATGACCCGGAGTTTTTTACCAAATTGGCGATCCACGTCCAGAGTCTGTATTATCGATCCCACTATGAAACCTTTACTCGGAACAGCAGTCTGTTGGATTTGAAGACGGGCTATCCCTTGATTTACGACCTATCCGTCTATATTTCATCATTGATCCAAGAAGAGCTGGATATTTGGTTCAATGATGATGAGATTTCTTTTATCGCCCTTCATATCGGTTCGTTTTTCGAAACGAGGAAAAAGCAGCCAGATAGGATCACGGTTCTTCTGGTTGTGAATGAGTACCATGATCTTAAACGAAATCTTCTGGAGAAGCTAGAACAGGATTTTGGTGGGGAAATCACTTTGCTCACAGGAAATCATGATACGGTCAGCGAGGAGCCCTATGATTTATTGCTGACGACGGATCGCCAACTCGCCTCGCATTATTCCGGGGCAGTGTTTATCCATCCATTTTTAACGGAAAAGGACAGTAGAAAGATAGAGAAACGTTTGTCCGCTTTGAAAGCGCAAAAAGAGAAAAAAAGAATGTACCGCTATATCGATCAGTTTGTCTCAGCAGAACTGTACTTTAATCAGATTGACCCATCTGATTTGACACCGAAGGAAATCCGCAGTCAAATCAATGAACGAATGTATGAGCTGGAGTATGTCGATACAGCTTTTGCTCAAAATGTAGAGAAGCGAGAGACGATGTCTCCAACGAGCTTTCCTTCTGGGATTGCCGTTCCTCACTCGGTAGAAGTGGATGCATTGAAGAGCGGAGTGGCGATCATGACTTTGCAAGAGCCTGTTATTTGGTCGGCGTACCCCGTCAAATTGATTGCATTGGTTGCGATCAACAAAGAAGAGGCAGCTGCATTCAATGAATTCTTTGAGCGGTTTATCGAAATCGTTTCTGAGCCAATCAATACAAGGCAACTGAGCTTAGCTGAGGATTATGATGCGTTTCTTTTGAAGTTAAAAATGTTGGTAGATACTGATGAATAA
- a CDS encoding YczE/YyaS/YitT family protein, with translation MNKERKKLIYRVLVVFFGTLLMGIGIQLIVSANQGFDSVSTLILGLIRHTSIPFSRWSQLLSMLFLILTFVYKKSLLGIGSLINALFVGEAIRISEPFLSRQPFIQNSLFFAFVGFTFMALGTAIYLSADLGSGPLEGMMLSLCGLLHLSLKYGRIVLDFLIVVIGVLLGSTVGIGTLLAVFLLGPMIATFLSLLRRLVNSDGKILSEVTDKEQ, from the coding sequence ATGAATAAGGAGCGTAAGAAGCTTATTTATAGAGTATTGGTCGTTTTTTTTGGGACACTTCTGATGGGGATTGGGATACAGCTGATTGTTTCTGCCAATCAAGGTTTTGATTCTGTTAGTACATTGATCTTGGGATTGATTAGACATACTTCGATTCCTTTCAGCCGTTGGAGTCAGTTACTTAGTATGCTCTTTTTGATTCTTACGTTTGTCTATAAAAAAAGTCTCTTGGGGATCGGCAGTCTGATTAATGCCCTATTTGTCGGTGAAGCGATTCGTATCAGTGAGCCATTTCTATCCCGACAACCATTTATCCAGAACAGCCTATTCTTTGCATTCGTCGGTTTTACGTTTATGGCATTGGGAACGGCTATTTATCTGTCAGCTGATTTGGGTTCGGGTCCCTTAGAAGGAATGATGCTGAGCCTCTGTGGGCTACTCCATCTATCCTTGAAATATGGTCGGATCGTATTGGATTTTTTGATTGTAGTTATCGGTGTTTTATTAGGCAGCACAGTAGGGATCGGCACCTTGCTCGCGGTATTTTTACTAGGCCCGATGATTGCAACATTTTTATCGTTGCTTCGTCGATTAGTGAATTCAGATGGAAAGATTTTATCGGAAGTAACAGATAAAGAGCAATGA